In Rhodospirillum rubrum ATCC 11170, a genomic segment contains:
- a CDS encoding ABC transporter ATP-binding protein, with amino-acid sequence MPLLTIRDLDVRFPGLGRPALFLPALTLEAGQALVVTGPSGSGKTTFLNRITGLEASAAGAITWQGTDLGALSEGARDRWRARTIGLVMQEFHLFPGLSALENVVLPQRLAHFRLPPAVLAEAEGLLARVGIERPDQRIETLSRGQMQRVAVARALVGRPGVIVADEPTASLDDEAGTAVADLLVNLAKDAGASLIVASHDPVFFARIPRLLRLEAGRQRA; translated from the coding sequence ATGCCGCTGCTGACCATCCGTGATCTTGACGTGCGCTTTCCCGGCCTGGGCCGACCGGCGCTTTTCCTGCCCGCCCTGACCCTGGAGGCCGGGCAGGCCCTGGTCGTCACCGGCCCCTCGGGATCGGGCAAGACCACCTTTCTCAATCGCATCACCGGGCTGGAAGCGTCCGCCGCCGGCGCCATCACCTGGCAGGGCACCGATCTGGGCGCCCTGTCGGAAGGGGCGCGCGACCGCTGGCGGGCCCGCACCATCGGGCTGGTGATGCAGGAGTTTCACCTGTTCCCCGGGCTCTCGGCGCTTGAAAACGTCGTCCTGCCCCAGCGGCTTGCCCATTTTCGCCTGCCACCCGCCGTTCTGGCCGAGGCCGAAGGCCTGCTTGCCCGGGTGGGGATCGAGCGGCCGGATCAACGAATCGAGACCCTGTCGCGCGGCCAGATGCAGCGGGTGGCGGTCGCCCGCGCCCTAGTCGGACGGCCCGGCGTCATCGTCGCCGACGAACCGACGGCCAGTCTTGATGACGAGGCCGGGACGGCGGTGGCCGATCTGCTGGTCAATCTGGCCAAGGATGCCGGGGCCAGTTTGATCGTCGCCAGCCACGACCCGGTGTTCTTCGCCCGCATTCCCCGTTTGCTCCGGCTTGAAGCCGGGCGTCAGAGGGCCTGA
- a CDS encoding FAD-binding oxidoreductase codes for MSLSAAALSDLSALLGERLVLSQAVRDHHGHGESWHGVQAPEAVAFLKTAEEAQAVVALCAAHGVPMVPFGAGSSMEGQVQATAGGLCLDMSAMTAILAVRPEDMDCTVQPGVTRQQLNEHLRAQGLFFPIDPGAEATLGGMASTRASGTNAVRYGTMRDVVLALEVVLADGRRLRTGSRARKSAAGYDLTRLMIGAEGTLGLITELTLRLFPIPEKQAAAICSFPSLEQAVACVVATAQCGVGMSRIEFADRLQMRAINAYSHTNFPESPMLFLEFAGSAAAVEAEIATVRALADEHGGGGFAWAESEEDRRALWKARHSAAYAALALRPGCKGLATDVCVPISRLVDCLVETQKDLATSPLPAPIAGHVGDGNFHLMIVFDPADPAEVAEAKRLDDALGRRALAMEGTCTGEHGIGLGKRGLLALEAGEGVDVMRQIKAALDPKGLMNPGKIFL; via the coding sequence ATGTCCCTGTCCGCTGCCGCCCTGTCTGATCTGTCCGCCCTATTGGGAGAGCGGCTGGTGCTGTCACAGGCGGTGCGCGACCACCACGGTCATGGCGAGTCCTGGCATGGCGTTCAGGCGCCCGAGGCCGTCGCCTTTCTGAAAACCGCTGAGGAAGCCCAGGCGGTGGTGGCGCTGTGCGCCGCCCATGGCGTGCCGATGGTGCCCTTTGGCGCCGGGTCTTCGATGGAGGGGCAGGTTCAGGCCACGGCCGGTGGCTTGTGCCTGGATATGAGCGCGATGACGGCGATCCTGGCGGTGCGCCCCGAGGATATGGATTGCACCGTCCAGCCCGGGGTGACGCGCCAGCAATTGAACGAGCATCTGCGGGCTCAAGGGTTGTTCTTCCCCATCGATCCCGGGGCCGAGGCGACCCTGGGCGGCATGGCGTCGACCCGGGCCTCGGGCACCAATGCCGTGCGCTACGGCACCATGCGCGACGTGGTGCTGGCGCTTGAGGTGGTGTTGGCCGATGGCCGGCGTCTTCGCACCGGCAGCCGGGCGCGCAAATCGGCGGCCGGTTATGATCTGACCCGGCTGATGATCGGCGCCGAGGGAACCCTGGGGCTGATCACCGAACTGACCCTGCGGCTGTTCCCGATCCCGGAAAAACAGGCTGCGGCCATTTGTTCGTTTCCCAGCCTGGAGCAGGCGGTGGCCTGCGTCGTGGCGACCGCGCAATGCGGGGTGGGGATGTCGCGGATTGAATTCGCCGATCGTTTGCAGATGCGGGCGATCAACGCCTATTCCCACACCAACTTTCCCGAAAGCCCGATGCTGTTCCTGGAATTCGCCGGATCGGCGGCGGCCGTCGAGGCCGAGATCGCCACCGTGCGCGCCTTGGCCGATGAGCATGGCGGCGGTGGCTTCGCCTGGGCCGAAAGCGAAGAGGACCGCCGCGCCCTGTGGAAGGCCCGCCACAGCGCCGCTTATGCCGCGCTTGCCCTGCGTCCGGGGTGCAAGGGGCTGGCGACCGATGTCTGCGTGCCGATTTCTCGCCTGGTCGACTGCTTGGTCGAAACCCAGAAGGATCTGGCGACCAGCCCCTTGCCGGCGCCGATCGCCGGCCATGTCGGCGATGGCAATTTCCATCTGATGATCGTTTTTGATCCCGCCGATCCGGCCGAGGTGGCCGAAGCCAAACGCCTCGACGATGCCCTTGGTCGCCGCGCCCTGGCGATGGAGGGGACCTGCACCGGCGAACATGGCATCGGCCTGGGCAAACGCGGCCTGTTGGCCCTTGAGGCTGGCGAGGGCGTCGATGTCATGCGTCAGATCAAGGCGGCGCTTGATCCAAAGGGCCTGATGAACCCGGGAAAGATTTTCCTGTAA
- a CDS encoding FtsX-like permease family protein, whose protein sequence is MLRFVFADLATRRWGAAALVVIIALATGLGVMVTLQERALRLGSARAAAAFDLVIGAPGSETQLVLSSVFLQAAPLTLMPGNVLAKLAADPRVAYAAPVGFGDFVGDHPIVGTTLDLVSGLGGVTEGRGFEKLSEAVIGAKVEISLGQQIQPMHGHAEEGGEAHAGVSYRVVGRLAASGTPWDRAVLVPIEAVWRVHGHWAPDHDHEHEEEHGHGADEHDHDHAGESDLDDPLRPEAIFDALAPGVPAILVKPRGIAEAYKLRQEYRAAPTMAVFPAEVLTRLYGTMGDARRILAMVAAGAQALVGAAILLVITVEVLQRRRQIGALRAFGAPRRAIFALVWVEAFALLLAGLLGGFALGYGGSLALARGLERTGGIDLPVVFEAGDAVYGLILLGVGALFALLPAALAYRQSPLAALRG, encoded by the coding sequence ATGCTGCGCTTCGTCTTCGCCGATCTCGCCACCCGCCGCTGGGGCGCCGCCGCCCTGGTGGTGATCATCGCCTTGGCCACCGGCCTTGGCGTCATGGTGACCTTGCAAGAACGCGCCCTGCGCCTGGGCAGCGCCCGGGCGGCGGCGGCCTTCGATCTGGTGATCGGGGCGCCGGGCAGCGAAACCCAATTGGTGCTGTCTTCGGTGTTCCTTCAGGCCGCGCCGCTGACCCTGATGCCCGGAAATGTGCTGGCCAAGCTGGCGGCCGATCCCCGCGTCGCCTATGCCGCCCCCGTCGGCTTTGGCGATTTCGTCGGCGATCACCCGATCGTCGGCACCACCCTTGATCTGGTCAGCGGCCTGGGCGGCGTGACGGAGGGCCGGGGCTTTGAAAAACTGAGCGAGGCGGTGATCGGCGCCAAGGTGGAGATATCCCTTGGTCAGCAGATCCAGCCGATGCATGGCCACGCCGAAGAGGGCGGCGAAGCCCATGCCGGGGTGAGCTACCGCGTGGTCGGCCGGCTGGCGGCCAGCGGCACGCCCTGGGACCGGGCGGTTCTGGTGCCGATCGAGGCGGTCTGGCGCGTCCATGGCCATTGGGCCCCCGATCATGACCACGAGCATGAGGAGGAACACGGCCATGGGGCGGACGAGCACGATCACGATCACGCGGGGGAAAGCGACCTTGACGATCCGCTGCGCCCAGAGGCGATCTTCGACGCCCTGGCGCCCGGCGTGCCGGCCATCCTGGTCAAGCCGCGCGGCATCGCCGAGGCCTATAAGTTGCGCCAGGAGTACCGCGCCGCGCCGACGATGGCCGTCTTTCCCGCCGAGGTGTTGACCCGGCTTTATGGCACGATGGGCGATGCCCGGAGGATTTTGGCGATGGTGGCGGCCGGGGCCCAGGCCCTGGTCGGCGCGGCGATCTTGCTGGTCATCACCGTCGAGGTGTTGCAACGCCGCCGCCAGATCGGTGCCCTGCGCGCCTTTGGCGCGCCGCGCCGGGCGATCTTCGCCCTGGTCTGGGTCGAGGCCTTCGCGCTTTTGCTGGCTGGACTGCTGGGCGGCTTCGCTTTGGGCTACGGCGGCTCGCTGGCTTTGGCGCGGGGGCTGGAACGGACCGGCGGCATCGATCTGCCGGTGGTTTTCGAAGCCGGCGACGCGGTTTACGGCTTGATCTTGTTGGGGGTGGGCGCGCTGTTCGCCCTGTTGCCGGCGGCTTTGGCCTATCGGCAGTCGCCGCTGGCGGCCCTGCGCGGCTAG
- a CDS encoding amino acid ABC transporter permease — MMENSSLLVHYGPSILRGFGVTVLCWSAGCALGIVFGFALALLRRLPFAPLRWVVRAYIEVIRGTPFLIQLFLLYSGGPFIGLRLEATTAGILGLGIYGSAYFAEIFRGGFEAVPKGYVEAGESLSMSPLVILRRIVVPTMLVAILPAIVNMMIILTKETVVLSIITVPELMYEMQTMAAETFAVFEVIFGLALFYWLLVEVVSRLGRRVEARLTRFLTDNKPGVRA; from the coding sequence ATGATGGAGAATTCCTCGCTGCTGGTCCATTACGGACCGTCGATCCTGCGCGGCTTTGGCGTGACCGTGCTGTGCTGGTCGGCGGGCTGCGCCCTGGGCATCGTTTTCGGCTTCGCCCTGGCCTTGCTGCGCCGCTTGCCCTTCGCCCCCTTGCGCTGGGTGGTGCGCGCCTATATCGAAGTCATCCGCGGTACGCCCTTCCTGATCCAGCTTTTCCTGCTCTATTCCGGCGGCCCGTTCATCGGCCTGCGGCTGGAGGCGACGACGGCGGGCATTCTGGGCCTGGGGATCTATGGCAGCGCCTATTTCGCCGAGATCTTCCGCGGCGGCTTCGAGGCCGTGCCCAAGGGCTATGTGGAAGCCGGCGAAAGCCTGTCGATGTCGCCCTTGGTGATCTTGCGCCGCATCGTCGTGCCGACCATGCTGGTGGCGATCTTGCCGGCCATCGTCAATATGATGATCATCCTGACCAAGGAAACGGTGGTGCTGTCGATCATCACCGTGCCCGAACTGATGTATGAGATGCAGACCATGGCGGCGGAAACCTTCGCCGTCTTCGAAGTCATTTTTGGTCTCGCCCTGTTCTATTGGCTGCTTGTCGAGGTGGTGTCGCGCCTTGGCCGCCGGGTCGAGGCCCGTCTTACCCGTTTCCTGACCGATAACAAGCCGGGGGTCCGCGCCTGA
- the hutC gene encoding histidine utilization repressor: MPLYEAVKRDLLRKIDEGLYAPDARLPSENELVAAYGVSRMTVHRALRELSQQGVLVRLQGVGTFVRRPRPQAALMEVRDITEEIRGRGHRHDATLVTLERLGAPPLVAHALDLAEGAPLFHSLIVHREEGVPVQVEERFVLPAFAPDYLEQDFLATVGTSTYLLSRGPISELEHVIQAECPDEATRALLDLGGGEPCLRLVRRTWTGDRPVTYSLLTYPGSRYSLGSRQRLERGRPA; this comes from the coding sequence GTGCCCCTGTATGAGGCGGTGAAGCGCGACCTTTTGCGCAAGATCGACGAAGGGCTCTATGCGCCCGATGCCAGACTGCCCTCGGAGAACGAGCTGGTGGCCGCCTATGGCGTATCGCGGATGACCGTTCACCGCGCCTTGCGCGAGTTGTCCCAGCAAGGCGTTCTGGTGCGCCTGCAGGGGGTTGGAACCTTCGTCCGCCGGCCGCGCCCGCAGGCGGCGTTGATGGAGGTGCGCGATATCACCGAGGAGATCCGGGGGCGGGGGCATCGTCATGACGCCACCCTGGTGACCCTGGAACGGCTGGGCGCCCCGCCCTTGGTCGCCCATGCCCTTGACCTCGCCGAGGGCGCCCCGTTGTTCCATTCGCTGATCGTTCACCGCGAGGAGGGTGTTCCGGTGCAGGTCGAGGAGCGCTTCGTTCTGCCGGCCTTCGCCCCGGACTATCTGGAGCAGGATTTCCTCGCCACCGTCGGCACTTCGACCTATCTGCTGTCGCGCGGACCGATCAGCGAGCTTGAGCACGTCATCCAGGCCGAATGCCCCGACGAGGCCACCCGTGCCCTGCTCGACCTTGGCGGCGGCGAGCCCTGCCTGCGGCTGGTGCGCCGCACCTGGACCGGCGATCGCCCGGTCACCTACAGCCTGCTCACCTATCCCGGATCGCGTTACAGCCTGGGCAGTCGCCAGCGCCTGGAAAGAGGGCGTCCCGCCTAA
- a CDS encoding methyl-accepting chemotaxis protein — MSFINNLRIPQKLLIAFCSLALLFVGAGIISLVQLRAVSGATEIIVENWLPSIRALAALELQVIEHRRFEMSHIMTTDAPGMAAEDERIRKQRELIAKTQATYEKLINSAEERAIYDRFATQWTTYLALTEQVIELSRTNKNTEARDMQLGESRAAFNQMRAALVEAIDLNNKGAKKAAEEAYQSDSDAQVLIITVTVVILGLVVFFTLLLRAAIAKPIVSITTIMRRLAEGERTIDIPARDRKDEIGDMAGAVEVFKDNAIRAEQLENEQRAERANREKRSQTIETLMGTFDRAVGNVLAVVAGAATEMESTAQAMTSNAEQTSRQAIAVSSATEEASAGVQTVASASEELAASISEIGRQVEQSNAASRLASEEAARASVTVSGLAETSTRIGTVVGLITHIANQTNLLALNATIEAARAGDAGKGFAVVAGEVKSLANQTAKATEEISAQIGAVQQATQQAVEAIATIVRRIEETTHISTAIASAVEEQAAATNEIAQNVQRVAAGTQEVSASIGGVTQAADETGGAAQQVLSAAQSLSRESAELKEMVDHFLRDVRSA; from the coding sequence ATGTCATTCATCAATAATCTGCGCATCCCGCAAAAGCTGCTGATCGCCTTTTGCAGCCTCGCGCTGCTGTTCGTCGGCGCCGGCATCATCTCGTTGGTCCAGCTTCGCGCCGTTTCGGGCGCGACCGAGATCATCGTCGAAAACTGGTTGCCCTCGATCAGAGCCCTGGCCGCCCTTGAACTCCAGGTCATCGAACACCGACGGTTTGAGATGTCCCATATCATGACCACCGACGCCCCGGGCATGGCCGCCGAGGACGAGCGGATTCGCAAACAGCGGGAGTTGATCGCCAAGACCCAGGCGACCTATGAAAAACTGATCAACAGCGCGGAAGAGCGGGCGATTTACGATCGGTTCGCGACGCAATGGACCACCTATCTGGCCCTGACCGAGCAGGTCATCGAGCTGTCGCGGACCAATAAGAACACCGAGGCCCGCGACATGCAGTTGGGCGAGAGCCGCGCCGCTTTCAACCAAATGCGCGCGGCGCTCGTCGAAGCGATCGACCTCAATAACAAGGGCGCCAAAAAAGCGGCGGAAGAGGCCTATCAGAGCGACTCCGACGCCCAGGTCTTGATCATCACCGTCACCGTCGTCATCCTCGGCTTGGTGGTTTTCTTCACCTTGCTGCTGCGCGCCGCCATCGCCAAGCCGATCGTTTCGATCACCACCATCATGCGGCGGCTGGCCGAGGGCGAAAGGACGATCGACATCCCCGCCCGCGACCGCAAGGACGAAATCGGCGACATGGCCGGGGCGGTGGAGGTGTTCAAGGATAACGCCATCCGCGCCGAACAGCTTGAAAACGAACAGCGGGCCGAGCGCGCCAATCGGGAGAAACGCAGCCAGACCATCGAGACCCTGATGGGGACCTTCGACCGGGCGGTGGGCAATGTGTTGGCGGTGGTGGCCGGAGCGGCGACCGAAATGGAAAGCACCGCCCAGGCGATGACCTCGAACGCCGAGCAGACCAGTCGTCAGGCGATCGCCGTCTCGTCCGCCACCGAAGAAGCCTCGGCCGGGGTGCAGACAGTGGCCTCGGCCTCGGAGGAACTGGCCGCCTCGATCAGCGAGATCGGCCGTCAGGTCGAACAATCGAATGCCGCCTCGCGTCTCGCCTCCGAGGAGGCCGCCCGCGCCAGCGTCACCGTTTCGGGTCTGGCCGAGACCTCGACGCGCATTGGCACCGTCGTCGGTCTAATCACCCATATCGCCAATCAAACCAATCTTCTGGCGCTCAACGCCACCATCGAGGCGGCCCGGGCCGGCGATGCCGGCAAGGGCTTCGCCGTGGTCGCCGGCGAAGTGAAATCCCTGGCCAATCAGACGGCCAAGGCCACCGAGGAAATCAGCGCCCAGATCGGCGCCGTCCAGCAGGCGACCCAACAGGCGGTCGAAGCCATCGCCACCATCGTCCGACGCATCGAGGAAACCACCCATATCTCGACGGCCATCGCCTCGGCGGTCGAGGAACAGGCCGCCGCCACCAATGAAATCGCCCAGAATGTGCAAAGGGTGGCCGCCGGAACCCAAGAGGTTTCGGCCAGCATCGGCGGCGTGACCCAGGCCGCCGACGAAACCGGCGGCGCCGCCCAGCAGGTCCTCTCGGCCGCCCAATCGCTCTCGCGCGAATCCGCCGAGTTGAAGGAGATGGTCGATCACTTTTTGCGCGACGTGCGCAGCGCGTAA
- a CDS encoding amino acid ABC transporter ATP-binding protein, protein MPTQSAPSPLITMDNVSKSFGALQVLKGITLAVNRSEVVCLIGPSGSGKSTLLRCINFLEPYDAGEVRIEGRLVGYTESFPRRRQSNRELRDLRRNVGMVFQHFNLWPHMTALENVREALVQVRKMSLAQATARAEEVLTRVGLSDRMHVHPARLSGGQQQRVAIARVVAMEPHVMLFDEPTSALDPELVGEVLQVMRDLATEGMTMVVVTHEMGFAANVADRVAFLDGGRIVACGPPRAVFHESPEPRLRQFLQTYHERNSF, encoded by the coding sequence ATGCCTACCCAGTCCGCCCCTTCGCCGCTGATCACCATGGACAACGTCAGCAAGTCCTTTGGCGCCTTGCAGGTGCTCAAGGGAATCACCTTGGCGGTCAACCGCTCGGAAGTGGTTTGCCTGATCGGTCCCAGCGGCTCGGGCAAAAGCACCTTGCTGCGCTGTATCAATTTCCTCGAACCCTATGACGCTGGCGAGGTCCGCATCGAAGGCCGGCTGGTCGGCTATACGGAAAGCTTCCCCAGGCGGCGCCAGTCGAACCGCGAGTTGCGCGATCTGCGGCGCAACGTTGGCATGGTGTTCCAGCATTTCAATCTGTGGCCGCATATGACCGCCCTGGAGAACGTCCGCGAGGCCCTGGTCCAGGTGCGCAAGATGTCCTTGGCGCAGGCGACGGCGCGGGCCGAGGAGGTGCTGACCCGGGTTGGCCTGTCCGACCGCATGCATGTCCATCCGGCGCGGTTGTCGGGTGGCCAGCAGCAGCGCGTCGCCATCGCCCGGGTGGTGGCGATGGAACCCCATGTGATGCTGTTTGACGAGCCGACCTCGGCCCTTGATCCCGAATTGGTCGGCGAGGTGCTTCAGGTGATGCGCGATCTGGCGACCGAGGGCATGACCATGGTGGTCGTCACCCACGAAATGGGCTTCGCCGCCAATGTCGCCGACCGCGTGGCCTTTTTGGATGGCGGGCGCATCGTCGCTTGCGGCCCGCCGCGCGCCGTCTTCCACGAAAGCCCCGAACCCCGCCTGCGCCAGTTCCTTCAGACCTACCATGAGCGCAATAGTTTTTAA
- a CDS encoding transporter substrate-binding domain-containing protein, translating into MAMMTTKASWKAMVAGAAALMTMVAASLPANADTLEDIKKAGVIKAATEMQFPPFDFLEGDKYVGVDRDLMDEVAKELGVKVEYIDLPWTSVLPGLEAGKFDLVIAPVTITKERLARYAFTLPISEGTAALMKRADDDSITKPEDIAGKTIGGGKGTSQLGQIKEYAAALPGKVEFKEYVDSNQSYADLAAGRVDASVNSYPNLAYAAAQRPETFAVVLPPFGKTTYFSWVSRLGEKDASLVEAVNAALLKLGEDGRMSAIHEKWFGKGVDLPKTIPEPSF; encoded by the coding sequence ATGGCGATGATGACGACCAAGGCGAGCTGGAAGGCGATGGTGGCCGGAGCGGCCGCGCTGATGACGATGGTGGCCGCGAGCCTGCCGGCGAACGCCGATACCCTGGAGGATATCAAGAAGGCCGGGGTGATCAAGGCCGCCACCGAGATGCAGTTCCCGCCCTTCGATTTCCTTGAGGGCGACAAATACGTCGGCGTCGATCGCGATCTGATGGACGAGGTGGCCAAGGAACTGGGCGTGAAGGTCGAATACATCGATCTGCCGTGGACCAGCGTTCTGCCCGGGCTGGAAGCGGGCAAGTTCGATCTGGTGATCGCCCCGGTGACCATCACCAAGGAACGTCTGGCCCGCTACGCCTTCACCCTGCCGATCTCGGAAGGCACGGCGGCGCTGATGAAGCGCGCCGATGATGACTCGATCACCAAGCCCGAGGACATCGCCGGCAAAACCATCGGCGGCGGCAAGGGCACCTCGCAGCTTGGCCAGATCAAGGAATACGCCGCCGCTTTGCCCGGCAAGGTCGAGTTCAAGGAATACGTCGACAGCAACCAGTCTTATGCCGATCTCGCCGCCGGCCGGGTCGACGCTTCGGTCAATTCCTATCCCAATCTCGCCTATGCCGCCGCGCAGCGCCCCGAAACCTTCGCCGTCGTCCTGCCGCCGTTCGGCAAGACCACCTATTTCTCGTGGGTCTCGCGCCTGGGCGAAAAGGACGCCTCGCTGGTCGAAGCGGTGAACGCCGCCCTGCTCAAGCTTGGCGAGGACGGCCGGATGTCGGCCATCCATGAAAAGTGGTTCGGCAAGGGCGTCGATCTGCCCAAGACCATTCCCGAGCCCTCCTTCTAG
- a CDS encoding amino acid ABC transporter permease, which translates to MKFQVILANLPFLLKGAGSTIAISLVGILLGQVIGALVCVGRLSGNRLIDAIGALYVSFFRGVPLLIQLLLIYYMLPLIGIDVPALMAAIGALGLASGAYVSEIYRGSLNAIPRGQGEAALALGFSGGSIWRRILLPQAFRLSVPALVNELILLLKASSLISVIGVAELTRVSQTVSASTYRALEIYMAAGVIYFLINGCLAILGALVERHLRLQGRG; encoded by the coding sequence ATGAAGTTTCAGGTTATCCTTGCCAATCTGCCGTTCCTGCTCAAGGGGGCGGGATCGACGATCGCCATCTCCCTGGTCGGCATCCTGCTTGGGCAGGTCATCGGCGCCCTGGTCTGCGTCGGCCGGCTTTCGGGAAACCGGCTGATCGATGCGATCGGCGCCCTTTACGTCAGCTTCTTTCGCGGCGTGCCGCTGCTCATCCAGTTGCTGCTGATCTATTACATGCTGCCGCTGATTGGCATCGATGTGCCGGCCCTGATGGCGGCGATCGGCGCCCTGGGGCTGGCCTCGGGGGCCTATGTGTCGGAAATCTATCGCGGGTCGCTCAACGCCATTCCCCGGGGACAGGGCGAGGCGGCTTTGGCTTTGGGCTTTTCCGGGGGCTCGATCTGGCGGCGCATCCTGTTGCCCCAGGCCTTCCGGCTGTCGGTGCCGGCCCTGGTCAATGAGCTGATCTTGCTGCTCAAGGCCTCGTCGCTGATTTCGGTGATCGGGGTGGCCGAGCTGACCCGGGTCAGCCAAACCGTATCGGCGAGCACCTATCGGGCGCTGGAGATCTATATGGCCGCCGGCGTGATCTATTTTCTTATCAATGGCTGTCTGGCCATTCTGGGCGCCCTGGTCGAGCGCCACCTGCGGCTTCAGGGGCGGGGATGA
- a CDS encoding alkaline phosphatase — MRTLCATLMLTTCLGTAAQAATVYPLDRATILAGSPFDLKVEFDGAVKAADVTVTINGQPAAKVLGKDVQFVEKEAGTEASAVLIRAATLAKPGSYTLTASAGADTKSVTWDVYGTPATAKAKNVIFFLGDGLSVAHRTGARLMSKGMTEGKANGRLNMDDLDHMAFIGTSATNAVATDSANTMSAYMTGHKTAVNALGVYADRTEDSLDDPRVETIAEALRRTTTKSIGVVAMSELEDATPAAVFAHTRKRADKAKITEMIFDLKPDVLLGGGSAFFLPKSVPGSKRKDDKDYVAAFKDAGYTVATSASELEAAKGTNSGKILGLFHTGNMDTYLDRVQLKKGTVGKFPDQPGLVEMTTVALGQLAKNPDGFFLMVEGSSIDKMAHPMDWERSMVETIEFDQAIGVAREFVKTHPDTLIVVTGDHTHGVSIIGTIDDNKPGAEMRDKVGTYADAGFPNYTDENKDGYPDRVDVSRRLAIFSSNFPDYYETFQPKLDGPFVPAIQNEKKEYVANEAYKSVPGAVLRIGNLPRSEDTAVHAVDDVVLQATGPGAEGFKGYMEESDVYRVLAETLALAPAKK, encoded by the coding sequence ATGCGGACCCTTTGCGCGACCTTGATGCTCACCACCTGCCTGGGCACCGCCGCCCAGGCCGCCACCGTCTATCCGCTCGATCGGGCGACGATCCTCGCCGGCTCGCCCTTCGATCTGAAAGTCGAGTTCGACGGGGCCGTCAAAGCCGCCGACGTGACGGTGACCATCAATGGTCAGCCCGCCGCCAAGGTGTTGGGCAAGGACGTTCAGTTCGTCGAAAAGGAAGCGGGCACCGAGGCCTCGGCCGTACTGATCCGCGCCGCCACCCTGGCCAAGCCGGGCTCCTATACCCTGACCGCCAGCGCCGGGGCGGACACCAAAAGCGTCACCTGGGATGTTTACGGCACGCCGGCGACGGCCAAGGCCAAGAACGTCATCTTCTTCCTGGGCGACGGCCTGTCGGTGGCCCACCGCACCGGCGCCCGCCTGATGTCCAAGGGCATGACCGAGGGCAAGGCCAACGGCCGCCTGAACATGGACGACCTCGACCATATGGCCTTCATCGGCACCTCGGCGACCAATGCCGTCGCCACCGATAGCGCCAATACCATGTCGGCCTATATGACCGGCCACAAGACGGCGGTGAACGCCCTTGGCGTCTATGCCGACCGCACCGAGGACAGCCTGGACGATCCCCGCGTCGAGACCATTGCCGAGGCCCTGCGCCGCACCACCACGAAGTCGATCGGCGTCGTGGCGATGTCCGAGCTTGAAGACGCCACCCCGGCCGCCGTTTTCGCCCATACCCGCAAGCGGGCCGATAAGGCCAAGATCACCGAGATGATCTTCGATCTGAAACCCGACGTGCTGCTCGGCGGCGGCTCGGCCTTCTTCCTGCCCAAAAGCGTCCCCGGTTCCAAGCGCAAGGACGACAAGGACTATGTCGCCGCGTTCAAGGACGCGGGCTATACCGTGGCGACCTCGGCCAGCGAACTGGAAGCCGCCAAGGGCACCAATAGCGGCAAGATCCTGGGCCTTTTCCACACCGGCAATATGGATACCTATCTCGATCGCGTGCAGTTGAAGAAGGGCACCGTCGGCAAGTTCCCCGACCAGCCCGGTCTGGTCGAGATGACCACCGTCGCCCTGGGCCAGCTTGCCAAGAACCCGGACGGCTTCTTCCTGATGGTCGAAGGCTCGTCGATCGACAAGATGGCCCATCCGATGGATTGGGAACGCTCGATGGTCGAGACCATCGAATTCGATCAGGCGATCGGCGTCGCCCGCGAGTTCGTCAAAACCCATCCCGATACGCTGATCGTCGTCACCGGCGACCATACCCACGGCGTGTCGATCATCGGCACCATCGACGATAACAAGCCCGGTGCCGAGATGCGCGACAAGGTCGGCACCTATGCCGATGCCGGTTTCCCCAATTACACCGACGAAAACAAGGACGGCTATCCCGACCGCGTCGATGTCTCGCGCCGTCTGGCGATCTTCTCGAGCAATTTCCCCGATTACTACGAAACCTTCCAGCCCAAGCTCGATGGCCCCTTCGTTCCCGCCATTCAGAACGAGAAGAAGGAATACGTCGCCAACGAGGCCTATAAGTCGGTTCCCGGCGCCGTGTTGCGCATCGGCAATCTGCCGCGCAGCGAAGACACCGCCGTCCATGCCGTCGACGATGTCGTTCTCCAGGCCACCGGCCCCGGCGCCGAGGGCTTCAAGGGCTATATGGAGGAAAGCGACGTCTATCGCGTGCTGGCCGAAACCCTGGCGCTCGCTCCGGCGAAAAAGTAA